One Deltaproteobacteria bacterium genomic window carries:
- a CDS encoding formate dehydrogenase — MAEKSFFVDTTRCTACRGCQIACKQWNKLPATKTYNWGSYQNPADLSFNTFKLVRFSEVVSGGKMHWYFFTDQCRHCLEPPCKDTADGYVDGAVVIDGASGAVIYTDKSKKLSAAAFEEVKNSCPYNIPRRDVVTGLMAKCTMCIDRVANGLLPACVKACPTGAMNFGARDDMLALANKRLAALKDKGFSKAQLLDADSVRTIYLVVDDPMVYHKFAVAQNNVGISRKLALRKLFGPAAGLLAGAAMLGKVADVSQSE, encoded by the coding sequence ATGGCTGAAAAATCTTTCTTTGTAGATACCACCAGGTGCACGGCCTGCCGCGGTTGCCAGATCGCCTGCAAGCAGTGGAACAAACTGCCGGCCACCAAGACTTACAATTGGGGGAGCTATCAGAACCCTGCAGACCTCTCCTTCAATACCTTCAAGCTGGTGCGATTCAGTGAGGTAGTCTCTGGAGGCAAGATGCACTGGTACTTTTTCACTGATCAGTGCCGGCACTGTCTAGAGCCGCCTTGTAAGGATACGGCCGATGGTTATGTGGACGGTGCCGTGGTAATTGATGGAGCGAGTGGTGCGGTGATCTATACGGACAAGAGCAAAAAGCTGAGTGCAGCTGCCTTCGAAGAAGTGAAGAATTCCTGTCCGTACAACATCCCTCGTCGGGATGTGGTCACGGGACTGATGGCAAAGTGCACCATGTGTATTGACCGGGTGGCCAATGGCCTGCTTCCTGCCTGCGTCAAGGCCTGTCCCACAGGCGCCATGAACTTTGGCGCCAGGGACGATATGCTGGCACTGGCCAACAAGAGGCTTGCCGCTCTGAAGGACAAAGGTTTCAGCAAGGCGCAGCTTCTTGATGCGGATAGTGTGCGGACAATATACCTGGTTGTGGATGATCCCATGGTGTACCATAAGTTTGCGGTGGCGCAGAACAATGTGGGTATCAGCCGCAAACTGGCCCTGCGCAAACTCTTCGGTCCAGCTGCAGGTCTCCTTGCTGGCG
- the fdnG gene encoding formate dehydrogenase-N subunit alpha, giving the protein MQITRRDFIKISGAAVGGLALGGLGFNLAPIKAHAQALRIRWAKETTTICPYCAVGCGLIVHTARDGSGKVINTEGDPDHPINQGSLCAKGAALYQLANNENRIKTVLYRAPYSDRWEEKSWEWALTEIAKRVKQSRDTSFTAKNAKGQVVNRTNGIAHVGSAALDNEECWLLQAMMRALGLVYIEHQARIUHSATVAALAESFGRGAMTNHWIDIGNSDCILVMGSNAAENHPISFKWVMKARDQGAKLLNVDPRFTRTSAKADFYTALRSGTDIAFLGGMINYIIQNKLYHEEYLAYYTNASFIVSKKYGFKDGLFSGYNPKTKSYDKSYWAFDLDEKGIPRKNYSLKHKRCVFQQLKKQFSRYTLDKVSAITGTPKEDLLEVYKTYAATGKPGKAGTIMYAMGWTQHTVGVQNIRAMAIIQLLLGNIGVAGGGVNALRGESNVQGSTDHCLLAHIWPGYLKVPLASNTSLAAYNKRWTPTTKDPLSANWWGNYPKYSVSFLKSMFGENATPSNDFGYDWLPKADKWSDHYWLAMFDEMYRGNISGFFAWGQNPACSGANANKTRQALTKLDWLVNVNIFENETGSFWKGPGMDPRKIKTEVFFLPCAVSVEKEGSITNSGRWMQWRYKAADPPGDARPDGDIMMELFDKIRQLYKKEGGVFPEPILNLKWDYTTNGRYDPHKVAKEINGYFLADVTVKGKLFKKGTLVPSFAYLQADGTTSSGNWLYCQSYTEKGNMAARRSMVDKSGIGLFSEWSWCWPVNRRIIYNRASVDRYGSPWDKAQPVIRWTGQKWVGDVPDGGWPPMLTTDGKLNPKTKYPFIMKPWGFAHVFGTGRADGPFPEHYEPLECPVPKNLMSDQFINPTIKEFKTARDLRATCDPRYPIVGTTYRVTEHWQSGVMTRWQPWLLETQPQQFCEMSPELAKLKGIKNGDKVVVESARGQVVAVAIVTQRFRPFTVMGTTVHQVGLPWCFGWVTPKDGGDSSNLLTPSIGDPNTLIPETKAFMVNVRKA; this is encoded by the coding sequence GCGCCTATCAAGGCGCATGCTCAGGCCCTGAGGATCCGCTGGGCCAAAGAGACCACGACCATTTGCCCATACTGCGCCGTGGGCTGTGGCCTCATTGTCCACACAGCCAGAGATGGCTCGGGTAAGGTGATTAATACAGAAGGGGATCCCGACCACCCAATCAACCAGGGTTCACTGTGCGCCAAGGGTGCAGCCCTCTATCAGCTGGCAAACAATGAAAATCGCATAAAGACAGTACTCTATCGTGCACCCTACAGCGATCGCTGGGAGGAGAAATCCTGGGAATGGGCTTTGACCGAGATCGCCAAGAGAGTGAAGCAAAGTCGGGATACCAGTTTTACTGCCAAGAATGCCAAAGGTCAAGTAGTCAACCGCACCAACGGAATCGCCCATGTGGGCAGCGCCGCCCTTGACAACGAGGAATGCTGGCTGCTGCAGGCCATGATGAGGGCGCTGGGACTGGTGTATATAGAACACCAGGCTCGTATCTGACACAGCGCCACTGTTGCGGCTCTGGCAGAGTCGTTCGGACGCGGGGCAATGACAAACCACTGGATTGATATTGGCAACAGCGACTGTATCCTCGTCATGGGGAGCAACGCTGCCGAGAATCATCCCATATCTTTTAAATGGGTGATGAAGGCGAGGGATCAGGGTGCCAAGCTTTTAAACGTTGATCCCCGTTTCACCAGAACTTCGGCAAAGGCGGATTTTTACACCGCCCTGAGGTCAGGAACGGATATCGCCTTTCTGGGTGGTATGATCAACTATATTATCCAGAATAAGCTCTATCACGAGGAGTATCTGGCGTACTACACCAACGCCAGTTTTATTGTCAGTAAGAAGTATGGCTTCAAGGACGGCCTTTTTTCGGGCTACAATCCCAAGACCAAAAGCTATGATAAGTCATACTGGGCTTTTGATCTTGACGAAAAGGGCATCCCCCGAAAGAACTACAGCCTCAAACACAAGCGCTGTGTCTTTCAACAGCTGAAGAAGCAATTCTCCCGTTATACGCTAGATAAAGTGTCTGCTATTACGGGTACGCCAAAAGAGGACCTTTTGGAGGTCTACAAGACCTATGCGGCCACCGGCAAACCAGGCAAGGCCGGCACCATTATGTATGCCATGGGTTGGACGCAACACACGGTTGGCGTGCAGAATATTCGTGCTATGGCCATTATCCAGCTTCTTCTGGGCAACATTGGCGTGGCCGGAGGTGGTGTCAACGCTCTGCGAGGTGAATCCAATGTGCAGGGTTCTACGGACCACTGTCTGCTTGCCCATATCTGGCCTGGTTATTTAAAGGTGCCTTTGGCATCCAATACTTCACTTGCCGCCTACAACAAGAGATGGACCCCCACAACCAAGGATCCATTGAGCGCCAATTGGTGGGGAAACTATCCCAAGTATTCGGTAAGCTTCCTCAAGTCCATGTTTGGTGAAAACGCCACACCATCTAATGATTTTGGGTATGATTGGTTGCCAAAAGCAGATAAATGGTCAGATCATTACTGGCTAGCTATGTTTGACGAGATGTATCGCGGTAACATTTCAGGTTTCTTTGCCTGGGGTCAAAACCCAGCCTGTTCCGGTGCCAATGCCAACAAGACTCGCCAGGCTCTCACCAAACTGGACTGGCTGGTAAACGTCAACATATTCGAGAACGAGACCGGCTCCTTCTGGAAGGGCCCGGGCATGGATCCGAGGAAGATCAAGACCGAGGTTTTCTTCCTGCCCTGCGCTGTTTCGGTGGAAAAGGAAGGCTCCATCACCAACAGTGGACGCTGGATGCAGTGGCGCTACAAAGCGGCGGATCCGCCGGGCGATGCCCGACCGGATGGCGACATCATGATGGAGCTTTTCGACAAGATTCGCCAGCTCTACAAAAAGGAAGGAGGAGTATTCCCAGAGCCTATTTTGAATCTCAAGTGGGACTACACCACTAATGGCAGGTATGATCCGCACAAAGTGGCGAAAGAGATCAACGGTTACTTCCTGGCAGATGTGACTGTAAAGGGGAAGCTGTTCAAGAAAGGAACTCTGGTTCCCAGCTTCGCTTACTTGCAGGCTGACGGGACTACTTCTTCCGGCAACTGGCTCTACTGTCAGAGCTACACTGAGAAGGGGAACATGGCAGCTCGCCGCAGCATGGTGGACAAGTCTGGCATAGGCCTCTTTTCGGAATGGTCCTGGTGCTGGCCGGTGAACCGGCGGATCATCTATAACCGGGCATCCGTGGATCGTTACGGCAGCCCCTGGGACAAGGCTCAACCGGTGATTCGCTGGACAGGCCAGAAGTGGGTCGGTGATGTGCCTGACGGTGGTTGGCCTCCCATGCTCACTACGGACGGCAAACTGAACCCCAAGACTAAATACCCCTTTATTATGAAACCCTGGGGTTTCGCGCATGTGTTTGGTACGGGCCGCGCTGACGGGCCATTCCCTGAGCACTATGAGCCGCTCGAGTGTCCGGTGCCCAAGAATTTGATGAGCGATCAGTTCATCAACCCAACTATCAAGGAGTTCAAAACGGCGAGGGATTTGAGGGCAACCTGTGACCCGCGCTATCCCATCGTGGGTACCACCTATAGAGTCACCGAGCACTGGCAGAGCGGTGTTATGACCAGGTGGCAGCCCTGGCTGCTGGAGACACAACCGCAGCAGTTCTGCGAAATGAGCCCTGAGCTTGCCAAACTCAAGGGTATCAAGAACGGCGATAAAGTTGTGGTGGAGTCGGCGCGCGGTCAGGTGGTGGCTGTGGCCATTGTAACCCAGCGCTTCCGGCCCTTCACAGTTATGGGTACAACCGTGCATCAGGTGGGTCTGCCCTGGTGTTTCGGCTGGGTAACTCCGAAAGATGGAGGTGACAGCTCAAACCTGCTCACTCCTTCCATCGGTGATCCCAACACTCTGATCCCGGAAACCAAGGCCTTCATGGTCAATGTCAGGAAAGCCTAG